Proteins co-encoded in one Oceanococcus atlanticus genomic window:
- a CDS encoding efflux RND transporter permease subunit, with amino-acid sequence MSSPTHGMIAWMARNGVTANLLMIVMVFGGFYASTQIKKEVFPEFTLDFVTVSASYPGASPEDVEQGIVLPIEEALEGVVGIKEINATASEGSGSVVAELQEDANASEVLQDIQQVVSRIQTFPADAEQPQVELAKRVRDVLDILIYGQTSEWQLRELAETVRDQLLASPGITQVELQGARDYRIHVDVSSAQLQAFGLSLPALSQRVAAAAQDASGGSVDSSSGEILVRVNERRDWAREFAALPVITAADGAVVTLGEIAAVTEGFDDTQENWAMFDGQRAIGIEVFRIGDQTPTSVSDAVHDALAPIQASLPDGVSVVVLDDDADIYRQRLALLLKNAFLGLILVFTLLALFLEFKLAFWVTMGIPISFLGALLFMPGMAVSINMISMFAFIISLGIVVDDAVVAGENIYEYRQRGLSFLEAAIQGARDIAVPITFSVLTNIVAFLPLLFVPGFMGKVWGVIPLVVCTVFAISLIEALFVLPAHLAHSKPLARESRMRGWQQSFSSGFSAWVERIYQPLVERAVSHRYLTLSIGLGALMIVMSYAMSGRMGFEMMPSVEGDRAEATVVLPEGTPPERVIAAEQALRAAAQEVIDGNGGDRLSHGIYTRVQPSQVRAQVYLTEPGVRPISTAEFARQWREATPGLPDARYIRYASTGRGPGGGPGLSLELTHRDKAILDEASARFGNALREFPQVSDVDDGVRPGKDQFNVRLSDAGRSLGLTAQDVGQQIRAAFYGNEVVRQLRGRSEVRVLVRLPESERNSESAVGDLLIRTPAGTYVPLNLVADLERDQAEGRIVRRNGRRSMEVSANVEPDSEAPQVLAAVQAQTVPQLITDYPGLNIGLSGRQQDMQESLDALGTGFLIALALIYVLLAIPFSSYLQPVLVMLAIPFGIFGAIIGHWMMGYSMSLISIMGVIALSGVVVNDSLVMVHYANQRCAAGDTPFEAIVKSGARRFRPILLTTLSTFGGLAPMIFETSRQARFMIPMAISVGYGILFATAITLILVPCLYMVIEDLRAAGRRVAQRFALAFD; translated from the coding sequence ATGAGCTCACCCACTCACGGCATGATTGCCTGGATGGCGCGCAATGGTGTTACCGCCAACTTGCTGATGATCGTGATGGTGTTCGGTGGTTTCTACGCCAGCACGCAAATTAAGAAGGAAGTGTTTCCCGAGTTCACGCTGGATTTCGTGACCGTCAGTGCATCGTATCCCGGCGCCAGTCCGGAGGATGTGGAGCAGGGCATCGTTCTGCCCATAGAGGAAGCGTTGGAGGGCGTGGTCGGTATCAAGGAGATCAACGCCACAGCGTCGGAAGGCAGCGGCTCGGTGGTGGCCGAGTTGCAGGAAGATGCCAACGCCTCCGAGGTGCTGCAGGATATTCAGCAAGTGGTGTCGCGTATCCAGACCTTTCCGGCCGATGCGGAACAACCGCAGGTTGAGCTGGCCAAGCGGGTGCGTGATGTACTCGACATACTGATCTACGGACAGACCAGCGAATGGCAGCTGCGTGAGCTGGCCGAGACGGTCCGTGATCAGTTACTGGCCTCGCCAGGAATCACCCAGGTTGAGCTTCAAGGGGCGCGTGACTACCGTATTCATGTCGATGTTTCCAGCGCACAGCTACAAGCATTCGGCTTGAGTTTGCCGGCACTTTCGCAGCGGGTGGCAGCGGCAGCCCAGGATGCCAGCGGCGGCAGTGTGGATTCGAGCAGCGGTGAGATTCTGGTGCGGGTGAATGAACGTCGCGATTGGGCGCGTGAGTTTGCGGCGCTGCCGGTGATCACCGCAGCGGATGGTGCGGTGGTGACCCTGGGCGAGATCGCTGCAGTGACCGAGGGCTTCGACGACACTCAGGAAAACTGGGCCATGTTCGATGGCCAGCGCGCGATCGGGATAGAGGTGTTCCGCATCGGCGATCAGACCCCGACCAGCGTGTCCGATGCGGTGCACGATGCGCTGGCGCCGATACAAGCCAGCTTGCCGGATGGCGTCAGCGTGGTGGTGCTTGACGATGATGCGGACATCTACCGCCAGCGTTTGGCGCTGCTGCTGAAGAATGCGTTTCTGGGCCTGATTCTGGTGTTTACGCTGCTGGCCTTGTTTCTGGAGTTCAAGCTGGCCTTCTGGGTCACCATGGGCATTCCGATTTCGTTTCTCGGTGCGTTGCTGTTCATGCCGGGGATGGCGGTCAGCATCAACATGATCTCGATGTTCGCCTTCATCATCAGCCTGGGCATTGTTGTTGACGATGCTGTGGTTGCCGGCGAGAACATCTACGAATATCGCCAGCGCGGGCTCTCCTTTCTGGAGGCCGCGATCCAAGGCGCGCGGGATATCGCGGTACCCATTACGTTCAGCGTGCTGACTAATATCGTGGCCTTCCTGCCGCTGCTGTTTGTGCCGGGCTTCATGGGCAAAGTGTGGGGTGTGATCCCGCTGGTGGTATGCACCGTATTCGCCATCAGTCTGATCGAAGCGCTATTCGTGTTACCGGCCCACCTTGCGCACTCCAAACCTTTGGCCCGTGAGTCACGCATGCGTGGCTGGCAGCAATCGTTCTCGAGTGGCTTTAGTGCCTGGGTCGAACGCATTTACCAGCCATTGGTTGAGCGTGCCGTGTCGCACCGTTATCTGACGCTGAGCATTGGCTTGGGCGCCCTGATGATAGTGATGTCTTACGCCATGAGCGGACGCATGGGCTTTGAAATGATGCCCAGCGTTGAAGGCGACCGTGCAGAGGCCACAGTGGTTCTACCGGAAGGAACGCCGCCGGAACGCGTCATCGCTGCTGAACAGGCGCTGCGCGCCGCGGCGCAAGAGGTGATTGATGGCAATGGCGGCGACCGCCTGTCGCACGGGATTTACACCAGGGTGCAACCGAGTCAGGTGCGTGCTCAGGTCTACCTGACCGAACCCGGCGTACGCCCCATCAGCACAGCTGAATTCGCACGGCAATGGCGCGAAGCGACGCCGGGACTGCCGGATGCGCGATACATTCGTTACGCCTCAACCGGGCGAGGCCCCGGTGGTGGGCCGGGTTTGAGCCTGGAGCTGACCCACCGTGACAAAGCCATTCTGGATGAAGCCAGCGCCCGTTTTGGCAATGCGCTGCGGGAGTTTCCCCAGGTCTCTGATGTAGATGATGGCGTGCGTCCGGGTAAAGACCAGTTCAATGTGCGCCTGAGCGATGCCGGACGCAGCCTGGGCCTGACCGCGCAGGACGTCGGGCAACAGATTCGCGCGGCTTTTTATGGCAACGAAGTGGTGCGCCAGTTGCGAGGTCGCAGCGAGGTGCGCGTGTTGGTGCGTTTGCCTGAGAGCGAACGCAACAGCGAGAGTGCGGTCGGTGACCTGCTGATTCGCACGCCGGCCGGAACCTATGTGCCGTTGAATCTGGTGGCCGATCTGGAGCGCGATCAAGCCGAGGGTCGTATCGTGCGGCGCAACGGTCGGCGCAGCATGGAGGTGAGTGCCAATGTCGAGCCGGACAGCGAAGCACCGCAAGTGCTGGCTGCGGTTCAAGCGCAAACCGTACCTCAGCTGATCACCGATTACCCAGGCTTGAATATTGGGTTGTCGGGGCGTCAGCAAGACATGCAGGAATCGCTCGATGCCTTGGGTACCGGGTTTTTAATTGCCTTGGCTTTGATTTACGTGCTGCTGGCCATACCGTTTTCCAGCTACTTGCAACCGGTACTGGTCATGCTGGCAATCCCGTTCGGGATTTTCGGCGCGATTATTGGTCACTGGATGATGGGCTACAGCATGAGCCTGATTTCCATCATGGGGGTGATTGCACTGTCTGGTGTCGTGGTCAACGATTCGCTGGTGATGGTGCACTACGCCAACCAACGTTGCGCCGCAGGTGACACGCCGTTCGAGGCCATCGTGAAATCCGGTGCGCGGCGCTTTCGCCCGATCTTGTTGACCACACTGTCCACCTTTGGTGGCTTGGCCCCGATGATTTTTGAGACCTCGCGTCAGGCGCGTTTCATGATCCCCATGGCCATATCAGTCGGCTACGGGATTTTGTTCGCTACCGCCATCACGCTGATTCTGGTGCCATGCCTGTATATGGTGATCGAGGACCTGCGGGCTGCAGGACGACGTGTGGCGCAGCGGTTTGCGCTGGCCTTTGACTAA
- a CDS encoding prolipoprotein diacylglyceryl transferase encodes MAMIPYLEHPSITIFGHTIYAFGLMVALAIFVGLELVKRQAPRYGIDAEDASALAFWTIVCGLVGSHWFSALAYYPEKVMANPLELLKFWGSMSSFGGIMGGLIGAAVILRLKRWPAQQALRFVDMVAWAFPFAWLFGRFGCTLAHDHIGIESSAWIAVNFPDGPRLDLGLIEWLLTIPIAITYYLLRHKDRPAGFYIALFFTLYGPIRILLDSLRVEDARYLGATPAQYVAAAFTLAGIIWLIQLRGKPAETSQTRRPESAKVRGKKRNKRR; translated from the coding sequence ATGGCCATGATTCCTTATCTTGAACATCCCTCGATTACGATTTTTGGCCACACCATCTACGCCTTCGGCCTGATGGTGGCGCTGGCGATATTCGTGGGGCTTGAATTGGTCAAACGTCAGGCACCGCGCTATGGCATCGACGCCGAAGACGCCAGCGCACTGGCGTTCTGGACAATCGTCTGCGGCCTGGTCGGTTCGCACTGGTTTTCAGCGCTGGCATATTACCCTGAAAAGGTCATGGCCAACCCGCTGGAGTTGCTGAAATTCTGGGGATCCATGTCGTCGTTCGGCGGCATCATGGGTGGTTTGATCGGTGCGGCCGTGATCCTGCGCTTGAAGCGCTGGCCTGCACAGCAAGCTTTGCGCTTTGTCGACATGGTGGCCTGGGCCTTTCCCTTTGCCTGGTTGTTTGGACGCTTTGGCTGCACCCTGGCGCATGACCACATCGGCATCGAAAGCAGCGCCTGGATTGCGGTCAACTTCCCCGATGGCCCACGTCTGGATCTTGGACTGATCGAGTGGTTGCTGACCATTCCGATTGCCATCACCTATTACCTGCTGCGCCATAAAGATCGCCCGGCCGGCTTTTACATTGCCCTGTTCTTCACTTTGTATGGGCCGATTCGCATTCTGCTCGACAGCCTGCGCGTGGAGGATGCCCGCTACCTCGGTGCCACACCGGCCCAATATGTGGCCGCAGCATTCACCCTGGCCGGCATCATCTGGCTGATTCAGTTGCGCGGCAAGCCCGCCGAAACGTCGCAAACACGCCGCCCGGAAAGTGCCAAAGTCCGCGGTAAAAAACGCAACAAACGCCGTTAG
- a CDS encoding diacylglycerol/lipid kinase family protein gives MFKIRNHGHSLAGIVLNPHAGSLRRRRWNAKRLQRRLGERVRVVETGHVDELPMALSELRAAGVNMLVPFGGDGTLSRVLSAAIPLWQENLPELVALRAGTMNMIASHLQMPREEPVKTLSGLLAKPAKSHVLRRRAMLSDGGDAGFTFGFGAPVRFLEHYDAGGVRAAVQLIARAALSLRKYDGVAAKIFEPMTVTWAGSGDPIEQSRLRLFLAMTIDELPLGFCVAPGAGEDTEHMQLIHGNMTPGFVIRNLHRFHAGKPVSGPQLVRERDTMLDFTFEQETRWMMDGEIHPACRRLRLDLGPHVEFRVPRR, from the coding sequence ATGTTCAAGATAAGGAATCATGGCCATAGCTTAGCCGGGATCGTGCTCAACCCGCATGCCGGGTCTCTGCGACGCCGACGCTGGAACGCGAAGCGCTTGCAGCGACGCCTGGGTGAGCGGGTCAGGGTGGTGGAAACCGGCCATGTTGATGAGCTGCCGATGGCCTTGTCCGAGTTGCGTGCAGCCGGGGTCAATATGCTGGTGCCATTTGGTGGCGACGGTACCTTGTCGCGGGTGCTCTCGGCCGCGATTCCGCTGTGGCAGGAGAATTTGCCGGAACTGGTGGCGCTGCGTGCCGGCACCATGAACATGATCGCCAGTCACCTGCAGATGCCGCGAGAGGAGCCGGTAAAAACCCTCAGCGGATTGCTCGCAAAGCCGGCCAAAAGCCATGTGCTGCGGCGGCGCGCCATGCTCAGTGATGGTGGGGATGCCGGATTTACCTTTGGTTTCGGTGCGCCCGTGCGTTTTCTTGAACACTACGATGCGGGTGGGGTGCGTGCGGCTGTGCAGTTGATTGCCCGCGCGGCCTTGAGTCTGCGCAAGTACGACGGCGTCGCGGCGAAGATTTTCGAACCCATGACTGTGACCTGGGCAGGTTCGGGTGATCCCATCGAGCAAAGTCGTTTGCGTTTGTTTCTGGCCATGACCATCGACGAGTTGCCGCTGGGTTTTTGCGTGGCACCGGGCGCGGGTGAGGACACCGAGCATATGCAACTGATTCACGGCAACATGACGCCTGGTTTTGTGATTCGCAATCTGCATCGTTTTCATGCCGGCAAGCCGGTCAGCGGGCCGCAGCTGGTGCGTGAGCGTGACACCATGCTCGACTTTACGTTTGAGCAGGAGACCCGCTGGATGATGGATGGGGAGATTCATCCGGCCTGCCGCCGCTTACGCCTGGACCTGGGACCGCATGTTGAGTTTCGGGTGCCCCGGCGCTGA
- a CDS encoding PhoX family protein: MTDRQDLKEGQPRISPDNVPSMNDVLQTRLSRRDTLRGGLGLAAGTFFAGAGISGCNSDSNGSPVKLSFSSVPGSTDADMVIVPPGFKTSILAPWGTPITGTLPAFKADGTNTAAEQAQQMGQNHDGMHYFPLDESGDRGLLVMNHEYSNSTLYPGDGRSQDADGKPTDPEQVRKDINAHGVAVVEVQRAADGSVSIVSGSSYNRRITAATPMNLSGPAAGSSFMQTAYDATGMTTRGTVNNCAKGHTPWGTYLACEENIQGYFITNDENAPRETTRMGINASGFGYFWSAVAGDASEQNGEFARFDLTPSAQSATGDYRNEANTFGWIVEIDPKDPSATPIKRTAMGRIRHEGCEPGLIRAGEPVAFYMGDDDRFEYFYKFVTAENYNPANPSPNMLDNGTLYVARFNADGSGEWLKLDYATNPALQNDFSSQADVLVNTRTAADILGATPMDRPEWSTTDPTTGEIYLTLTNNTRREEGDENAANPRAPNSHGHVIRLAENNSRADATSFNWDIFLFASNANADADFNKSGLTQDNELGSPDGIWFDPRGVLWIQTDNGAPLDFGGNDQMLAVVPASLSGDRTINPDTQAELKRFFVGPAGCEVTGVTMTPDYRTMFVNIQHPGGSFPANDGTSRPRSTTVVISREDGGEVI; this comes from the coding sequence GTGACCGATCGACAGGACCTAAAAGAGGGTCAGCCGCGCATTTCCCCTGACAACGTGCCGAGCATGAACGACGTTCTGCAAACACGTTTGTCACGTCGCGACACCCTGCGCGGTGGACTTGGCCTTGCCGCCGGGACATTCTTCGCTGGCGCCGGCATCAGCGGCTGCAACAGCGACAGCAATGGCTCGCCGGTCAAGCTCAGCTTCAGTTCAGTACCCGGCTCAACCGATGCCGACATGGTCATCGTACCGCCCGGCTTCAAAACCAGCATTCTCGCCCCGTGGGGCACCCCGATCACCGGCACACTGCCCGCCTTCAAAGCGGATGGCACCAATACCGCCGCGGAACAGGCCCAGCAGATGGGGCAAAACCACGACGGCATGCATTACTTCCCGCTGGACGAGAGCGGTGATCGCGGCCTGCTGGTCATGAACCACGAGTATTCCAACTCAACCCTCTACCCGGGTGATGGCCGCAGTCAGGACGCCGATGGCAAACCGACCGATCCGGAGCAGGTACGCAAGGACATCAACGCCCACGGCGTCGCCGTTGTCGAGGTCCAACGTGCCGCTGATGGCAGCGTGAGCATTGTTTCGGGCAGTTCCTACAACCGCCGCATCACCGCAGCCACGCCGATGAATCTGTCTGGTCCGGCTGCCGGTTCCAGCTTCATGCAGACCGCCTACGATGCCACCGGCATGACCACCCGTGGCACCGTGAACAACTGCGCCAAGGGCCACACCCCCTGGGGCACTTATCTGGCCTGCGAGGAGAACATCCAGGGTTATTTCATCACCAATGATGAAAACGCCCCGCGCGAGACCACCCGTATGGGTATCAACGCCTCAGGATTCGGCTACTTCTGGTCCGCTGTTGCCGGTGATGCCAGCGAACAGAACGGCGAGTTCGCTCGCTTTGATCTGACTCCCAGTGCACAAAGCGCCACCGGCGACTATCGCAACGAAGCCAACACCTTCGGCTGGATTGTTGAAATTGACCCGAAAGACCCGTCGGCCACACCGATCAAGCGCACCGCCATGGGCCGTATCCGCCATGAAGGCTGTGAACCAGGCCTGATCCGCGCGGGCGAGCCGGTCGCCTTCTACATGGGCGACGATGACCGCTTCGAGTATTTCTACAAGTTCGTCACTGCGGAAAACTACAACCCGGCCAACCCGTCGCCCAATATGCTCGACAACGGCACCTTGTACGTTGCCCGTTTCAACGCCGACGGTTCGGGCGAATGGCTCAAGTTGGACTATGCGACCAACCCGGCACTGCAGAACGATTTCTCCAGCCAGGCCGACGTGCTGGTCAACACCCGCACGGCCGCAGATATTCTTGGCGCGACCCCGATGGATCGCCCGGAATGGTCGACCACAGATCCGACCACGGGCGAAATCTACCTGACCCTGACCAACAACACACGACGCGAGGAAGGTGATGAAAACGCCGCCAACCCACGCGCCCCCAACAGTCATGGTCACGTGATTCGTCTGGCCGAAAACAATAGCCGCGCTGATGCCACCAGCTTCAACTGGGATATCTTCCTGTTTGCATCCAATGCCAATGCGGACGCGGATTTCAACAAATCCGGCCTGACTCAGGACAACGAACTGGGCAGCCCGGACGGCATCTGGTTCGACCCACGCGGTGTGCTTTGGATCCAGACCGACAATGGCGCACCGCTGGATTTTGGTGGCAACGATCAGATGCTCGCGGTCGTGCCAGCCAGTCTCAGTGGCGATCGCACCATCAATCCGGACACCCAGGCTGAGCTCAAGCGCTTCTTCGTCGGTCCGGCGGGGTGTGAAGTGACCGGTGTAACGATGACGCCGGACTACCGCACCATGTTCGTCAACATTCAGCATCCGGGCGGCAGCTTCCCGGCCAACGACGGCACCTCACGCCCGCGCTCAACCACGGTGGTTATCAGCCGTGAAGATGGCGGCGAAGTGATCTAA
- a CDS encoding acyl-ACP desaturase → MQNTQSPELEQKLGLLNELSPAIEKLIARHIEQRNLWFPAELLDADERDELAQRARSLPESVRAGLALNLLTEEGLPHFHRLIAQHTGEDSAWGYWNNMWTAEEDRHGCILRDYARDAKVFDMLGLEKLQYEYLEAGFNPQWHSDPYRLVAYTSLQEKATQLSHANLARLAAPHEPKLQHILSRVAADESRHHKFYRDTFALLLEADPERALKAAWAVMPKMIMPGHTIPGYRQLSDIAHQAGIYGPRDYAAIVSQLLDTWRIATANSLSSSGERLREKLLELPERIHKLAELVTARRSKDPSPAQGLTFLPSTA, encoded by the coding sequence ATGCAAAACACGCAAAGCCCGGAACTTGAGCAGAAACTCGGTCTGCTCAATGAGCTCAGCCCGGCCATAGAAAAGCTCATTGCACGGCACATCGAACAGCGCAATCTATGGTTCCCCGCAGAATTGCTGGATGCCGATGAACGCGACGAGTTGGCCCAGCGTGCCCGCAGCCTGCCTGAATCGGTCCGCGCCGGCCTGGCTTTGAATCTGCTGACCGAAGAGGGGCTGCCGCATTTCCACCGCCTGATCGCTCAGCACACCGGCGAAGACAGCGCATGGGGCTACTGGAACAACATGTGGACCGCAGAAGAGGACCGCCACGGCTGCATACTGCGCGACTACGCCCGCGACGCCAAAGTCTTCGACATGCTGGGCCTGGAAAAGCTGCAGTACGAATACCTGGAAGCCGGCTTCAATCCTCAGTGGCACTCCGATCCCTACCGTCTGGTTGCGTATACCAGCCTGCAGGAGAAAGCGACCCAGCTCTCACACGCCAATCTGGCCAGGCTGGCGGCCCCGCATGAACCCAAGTTGCAACACATTCTGTCGCGCGTAGCCGCCGACGAATCGCGCCATCACAAGTTTTACCGCGACACTTTTGCGCTGCTGCTCGAGGCCGACCCAGAGCGCGCACTCAAGGCAGCCTGGGCGGTTATGCCCAAAATGATCATGCCCGGCCACACCATTCCCGGCTATCGCCAGCTTTCCGATATCGCGCATCAAGCTGGCATCTACGGCCCACGTGATTACGCCGCGATTGTCAGCCAACTGCTGGACACCTGGCGTATTGCCACCGCCAACAGTTTGTCGAGCAGCGGCGAACGCTTGCGTGAGAAATTGCTCGAGTTGCCAGAACGCATCCACAAGCTGGCCGAGTTGGTCACCGCGCGTCGCTCAAAAGACCCATCACCGGCGCAGGGTCTTACGTTTTTGCCATCCACCGCCTAA
- a CDS encoding MATE family efflux transporter — MHIVQLAWPIVLANCAAPLLGLVDTAVIGRTGQTHELGAIALGALIFSFLFWAFGFLRMGTTGFVARAAGAADTLEERAIAWRGVGLALALGLGLLVLQIPLLWLALSIFDASPAVEAAARNYLLIRIWSAPATLAGYVLIGWLIGVGRSKDVLRIQLLLNGLNILLDVYFAAVLGWGLEGIALGTVVAEWLALAYGLRVLLRCMRERHVDQDALLPWSRLWDSAALLALFSANRDLMIRTLLMLAAFAAFTNAGARFGDSVLAANHVLLQLISFSAFFLDGFAFAAEGLIGQAIGAHRREVFDAAVIRSSCLSALTASLIALCLCLLGEQFISLLTDLSAVQEQARLALPWAATYVALSFVAFQLDGVFVGAARTATMRDTSLVSVLGFAMFYVVLDADRYPHALWLSFVAYVVLRGLTLLVKYPGLRREAFARPD, encoded by the coding sequence ATGCACATTGTCCAGCTCGCTTGGCCGATCGTGCTGGCCAACTGTGCCGCGCCCTTGCTGGGGCTGGTGGATACCGCAGTCATCGGGCGAACCGGGCAAACCCATGAACTTGGCGCCATCGCGCTGGGGGCATTGATCTTCAGCTTCCTGTTCTGGGCTTTCGGCTTCTTGCGCATGGGCACCACAGGATTTGTGGCGCGCGCGGCGGGCGCTGCCGATACGCTGGAAGAGCGCGCCATTGCCTGGCGCGGAGTGGGGCTTGCACTGGCTTTGGGGCTGGGTCTGCTGGTGTTGCAAATACCCCTGCTGTGGCTGGCGTTGAGCATTTTTGATGCATCACCGGCGGTTGAAGCCGCGGCACGCAACTACTTGTTGATTAGGATCTGGAGTGCGCCAGCGACCTTGGCGGGATATGTGCTGATCGGTTGGCTGATCGGTGTGGGGCGGAGCAAAGATGTGCTGCGTATTCAGCTGCTGCTCAATGGCCTGAATATCTTGCTGGATGTGTATTTCGCCGCCGTATTGGGCTGGGGACTTGAGGGCATCGCGCTGGGAACGGTGGTGGCAGAATGGCTGGCGTTGGCCTATGGCTTGCGCGTGCTGCTGCGCTGTATGCGCGAGCGGCATGTTGATCAGGATGCGCTGTTGCCCTGGTCGCGTTTGTGGGATTCGGCGGCCTTGTTGGCGCTGTTCAGTGCCAACCGCGATCTCATGATCCGTACGCTGCTCATGCTGGCAGCATTCGCCGCTTTTACCAATGCCGGCGCGCGCTTCGGAGACAGCGTGCTGGCGGCCAATCATGTGCTGTTGCAGTTGATCAGCTTCAGTGCGTTCTTTCTTGATGGCTTCGCGTTTGCGGCCGAAGGTTTGATTGGTCAGGCCATTGGTGCGCATCGTCGCGAGGTGTTCGATGCTGCGGTGATCAGATCGTCGTGCCTGTCGGCGCTAACCGCCAGCCTTATCGCGCTGTGTCTGTGCCTGTTAGGTGAGCAATTCATAAGTCTGCTCACCGATCTGAGCGCCGTACAGGAGCAGGCTCGCTTGGCTTTGCCCTGGGCTGCGACGTATGTGGCGCTATCGTTTGTGGCATTTCAGCTGGATGGGGTGTTCGTTGGTGCCGCGCGAACCGCCACCATGCGTGATACCTCGCTTGTCTCAGTGCTCGGTTTTGCCATGTTCTATGTGGTCCTTGATGCAGATCGCTACCCACATGCGTTATGGCTGTCGTTCGTGGCCTATGTGGTGTTGCGTGGCCTGACCTTGCTGGTGAAATATCCGGGCTTGCGGCGTGAAGCTTTTGCTCGCCCGGATTAA
- a CDS encoding VOC family protein, with the protein MNTPTPLTVQGIDHINMAVRDLDRAIDFYAATLGFDVREDQRHRDDGPYVIMGSGHRVFLALHQEPEMATPERPFIGHWGFVVGDLDEARDRLKALNIAWLYTNHNDGLIVYPHSRSTYIADPDGHEIELVENFGGGL; encoded by the coding sequence ATGAACACACCCACCCCGCTCACGGTTCAAGGTATCGACCACATCAATATGGCGGTTCGCGACCTTGACCGTGCAATAGATTTCTACGCCGCAACACTCGGTTTTGATGTGCGCGAGGATCAACGCCATCGGGACGATGGCCCCTACGTCATCATGGGCAGCGGCCACCGCGTGTTTCTGGCCCTGCATCAGGAACCCGAGATGGCCACACCTGAGCGCCCCTTCATCGGTCACTGGGGATTCGTTGTCGGTGATCTGGATGAGGCCCGAGACAGACTCAAAGCACTCAACATTGCATGGCTATACACCAATCACAATGACGGATTGATCGTATATCCGCATTCGCGCTCGACCTACATCGCCGATCCAGACGGACACGAAATCGAGCTGGTTGAAAATTTCGGCGGCGGCCTCTAA
- a CDS encoding helix-turn-helix domain-containing protein — MVKLSRHLAENVLALRRNRGWSQQRLADLARIPRSTLAGMESGGGNPSLNNLAAVATALHVSIEELLAKPRYASRLIAAADVPVQRERGGAVRVHDLLPERVRGLEIIRLELDAGAQRKGHPHLPGTREYLHGLEGQISVIAAGELFAVNAGDVLAFPGEAAHSYLNRSSHRACAISIVVPLSAAQELQS; from the coding sequence ATGGTCAAGCTGTCGCGCCATCTGGCCGAAAACGTTCTGGCTTTGCGCCGCAACCGAGGGTGGTCACAGCAACGTCTTGCGGATCTGGCGCGAATTCCACGCAGCACGCTGGCAGGCATGGAGTCGGGCGGTGGCAATCCCTCATTGAACAACCTGGCCGCGGTGGCCACCGCCCTGCACGTCAGTATTGAAGAACTACTGGCCAAACCACGTTATGCCTCACGTTTGATTGCTGCTGCTGATGTGCCGGTGCAGCGCGAGCGGGGCGGTGCGGTGCGTGTACATGATCTGTTGCCCGAGCGCGTGCGTGGGCTGGAGATCATTCGCCTTGAATTAGACGCCGGGGCGCAGCGCAAAGGGCATCCGCACCTGCCTGGAACGCGTGAATATCTGCATGGTCTGGAAGGGCAGATCAGCGTGATTGCGGCGGGTGAATTGTTTGCCGTCAACGCTGGCGATGTTTTGGCCTTCCCCGGCGAGGCCGCCCACAGTTATCTGAACCGGAGCAGCCATCGGGCTTGCGCCATCAGCATTGTGGTGCCGTTGAGCGCGGCGCAGGAACTGCAATCTTAA
- a CDS encoding methylated-DNA--[protein]-cysteine S-methyltransferase: protein MNYTYLDSPLGRLLIAGDEQGLRSIHFPHNEQPAKASDSWNASDSGLKLACEQLREYFLGQRQHFDLVLAPDASAFQSQVLEQLLAIPFGQTRSYGQLAHILERPQAARAVGTACARNPLPIVIPCHRVIGQNGSLTGFAGGIEAKRWLLDHERAPRS, encoded by the coding sequence ATGAATTACACCTATCTGGACAGCCCGCTCGGCCGCTTGTTGATCGCAGGCGACGAGCAAGGCCTGCGCAGCATTCATTTTCCACACAATGAGCAACCCGCAAAGGCCTCCGACAGCTGGAACGCCTCCGACAGCGGCTTGAAGTTAGCCTGTGAGCAACTGCGTGAGTACTTCCTCGGCCAGCGACAACACTTCGATCTTGTGCTGGCCCCGGATGCCAGCGCATTTCAGTCGCAGGTGCTCGAACAATTGCTGGCCATCCCCTTTGGTCAAACACGCAGCTATGGCCAGCTTGCGCACATCCTGGAACGCCCTCAAGCGGCACGCGCGGTGGGCACAGCCTGCGCCCGCAACCCGTTGCCCATTGTCATCCCATGCCATCGCGTGATCGGCCAGAATGGCTCATTGACAGGCTTTGCTGGCGGGATCGAGGCCAAACGCTGGCTGCTGGATCATGAGCGTGCACCACGGTCTTAA